One genomic segment of Flagellimonas marinaquae includes these proteins:
- a CDS encoding DUF1684 domain-containing protein: MKYTILLSVIFLISCGQGKKYHDNDKVEPATSDLVADILKYQKEQNESLKDPDTSPLPDKYRKNFEGLDFFEPDTAYLVKARFERTPDATPFMMPSTTDLQSQEVVYGIAHFRLNGKEHKLEVYQSLDLMGEGGYEDYLFLPFMDETNGEETYAGGRYIDLTIPEGDILVIDFNKSYNPYCVYNKKYSCPLVPRQNYLRTNVRAGVKNFIKD; the protein is encoded by the coding sequence ATGAAATATACCATATTACTTTCGGTTATTTTTTTGATTTCCTGCGGACAAGGTAAAAAGTATCACGACAATGATAAAGTCGAGCCCGCTACATCGGATTTGGTAGCGGATATTTTAAAGTATCAAAAGGAGCAAAATGAAAGTCTGAAAGATCCGGATACATCTCCCTTACCGGACAAATACAGGAAGAATTTTGAGGGTTTGGATTTTTTTGAGCCGGATACGGCCTACCTGGTCAAGGCACGTTTTGAACGTACCCCTGATGCCACTCCTTTTATGATGCCCAGTACGACCGACTTGCAGTCCCAAGAAGTAGTTTACGGTATTGCCCACTTTAGGCTCAACGGAAAGGAACATAAATTGGAAGTGTACCAAAGTCTGGATTTGATGGGGGAAGGAGGTTATGAAGATTACCTGTTTTTACCGTTTATGGACGAAACCAACGGAGAGGAAACCTATGCAGGGGGCAGGTATATTGATTTGACCATCCCAGAGGGGGATATATTGGTAATCGATTTTAATAAATCATACAACCCTTATTGTGTTTATAATAAAAAGTACTCCTGCCCTCTAGTGCCAAGGCAAAATTATTTGAGAACTAATGTGAGAGCAGGAGTGAAAAACTTTATAAAGGATTAA